A portion of the uncultured Bacteroides sp. genome contains these proteins:
- a CDS encoding phospho-N-acetylmuramoyl-pentapeptide-transferase, with protein sequence MLYYLFQWLQKYDLPGAGMFGYISFRALMALILALLISSIFGNRFIDLLKRKQITETQRDASIDPFGVNKVGVPSMGGVIIIVAILIPCLLLGKLHNIYMILMLITTVWLGSLGFADDYIKIFKKDKEGLHGKFKIIGQVGLGLIVGLTLYLSPNVVIRENFEVQKPGNAIEVVHATKIIKSTQTTIPFVKSNNLDYADLVSFMGEYAQAAGWILFVIVTIFVVTAVSNGANLNDGMDGMAAGNSAIIGLTLGILAYVSSHIEYAGYLNIMYIPGSEELVIYICAFIGALIGFLWYNAYPAQVFMGDTGSLTIGGIIAVFAIIIHKELLIPILCGAFLVEVLSVILQVNFFKFGKRKGIKQRIFKRTPIHDHFRTTVSQLDPNCTYMFTKPTNVFHESKITIRFWIVTIVLAAITIITLKIR encoded by the coding sequence ATGTTATATTATTTATTTCAATGGCTTCAGAAATACGACTTACCGGGAGCGGGAATGTTTGGCTACATTTCATTCCGTGCGTTAATGGCTCTTATTCTGGCACTACTTATATCAAGTATATTTGGAAATAGGTTTATTGACCTATTAAAGAGAAAGCAAATTACCGAAACTCAACGCGACGCTAGCATTGACCCGTTTGGAGTAAATAAGGTTGGCGTTCCCAGCATGGGTGGAGTAATAATTATTGTTGCTATTCTGATCCCATGCTTGCTATTAGGAAAACTGCATAACATTTACATGATTCTGATGCTAATAACAACAGTATGGCTAGGCTCATTGGGATTCGCAGACGACTACATCAAGATATTCAAAAAAGATAAAGAAGGACTTCACGGTAAATTTAAGATTATCGGGCAAGTAGGTTTGGGTCTCATAGTCGGGCTCACTCTTTATCTTAGTCCAAACGTTGTTATTCGGGAGAATTTTGAGGTTCAAAAACCCGGAAATGCCATAGAAGTAGTACACGCAACTAAAATCATTAAGTCAACGCAAACCACTATACCTTTCGTCAAAAGCAATAACTTAGACTACGCAGATCTAGTATCATTCATGGGCGAGTATGCACAGGCTGCAGGGTGGATACTTTTCGTTATTGTCACCATCTTTGTAGTAACAGCTGTATCCAACGGCGCTAATCTCAATGATGGAATGGATGGCATGGCTGCTGGAAATTCTGCCATCATAGGGCTTACACTAGGTATATTGGCTTATGTATCAAGCCATATAGAGTATGCGGGTTATCTAAATATAATGTATATTCCGGGAAGTGAAGAACTCGTTATTTATATATGTGCTTTCATAGGGGCGCTCATCGGTTTCCTCTGGTACAACGCTTATCCGGCACAAGTCTTCATGGGAGACACTGGCAGTCTGACCATTGGAGGAATTATAGCTGTATTTGCCATTATCATACACAAAGAATTACTCATACCTATCCTCTGTGGAGCTTTTCTTGTAGAAGTCCTATCGGTTATTCTTCAAGTCAACTTTTTCAAATTTGGAAAAAGAAAAGGCATCAAACAACGCATATTCAAACGTACACCTATACACGATCACTTTAGAACCACTGTATCTCAACTCGATCCTAACTGTACGTATATGTTTACTAAGCCAACCAATGTATTTCATGAATCTAAAATAACCATACGATTCTGGATCGTAACCATCGTGCTGGCTGCCATAACCATTATTACTTTAAAAATAAGATAA
- the murG gene encoding undecaprenyldiphospho-muramoylpentapeptide beta-N-acetylglucosaminyltransferase codes for MKKEIRVIISGGGTGGHIFPAVSIANAIKEQHPEAKILFVGAEGRMEMQRVPDAGYEIIGLPVAGFDRKNLLKNFSVLVKLAKSQWKARSIIKSFKPDVAVGVGGYASGPTLKMAGMMGVPTLIQEQNSYAGVTNKLLAKRAHKICVAYDGMEKFFPTDKIIMTGNPVRQTLLNHTVSREEAVKSFNLQPEKKTILILGGSLGARTINQCIMSHLEEIQASGIQFIWQTGKIYFEQAQKAVENIGKIENLYTTDFIKDMASAYAAADLVISRAGAGSISEFCLLGKPVILVPSPNVAEDHQTKNAMALVNKLAAIYVKDADANKELMAKAVATISEERLLNELSENIRKLALPDSANIIAREVYKLAMGN; via the coding sequence ATGAAAAAAGAAATAAGAGTAATCATAAGTGGTGGTGGAACAGGCGGACACATCTTTCCGGCAGTTTCTATTGCCAATGCCATAAAAGAGCAACATCCCGAAGCTAAAATTCTTTTCGTTGGTGCCGAAGGAAGAATGGAAATGCAACGTGTTCCTGATGCCGGATATGAAATAATAGGCCTTCCGGTAGCTGGATTCGATAGAAAGAATCTATTGAAAAATTTCTCTGTACTAGTGAAATTAGCCAAAAGTCAATGGAAAGCCCGTAGCATCATCAAGAGTTTTAAGCCTGACGTAGCAGTAGGTGTAGGTGGTTATGCCAGTGGACCAACACTAAAAATGGCAGGCATGATGGGAGTTCCCACTTTGATACAAGAACAAAATTCGTATGCAGGAGTTACCAATAAGCTCTTAGCAAAGAGAGCACACAAGATATGTGTCGCTTATGACGGCATGGAAAAATTCTTTCCAACCGATAAAATCATAATGACAGGAAATCCTGTCCGCCAAACATTATTAAACCATACTGTCAGCCGAGAAGAAGCAGTAAAGTCTTTCAACCTTCAACCAGAGAAAAAAACAATCCTCATCCTGGGGGGTAGTCTGGGAGCGCGCACCATTAACCAATGTATCATGAGCCATCTAGAGGAAATCCAGGCATCCGGCATACAGTTTATATGGCAAACAGGAAAGATTTACTTTGAACAGGCACAGAAAGCGGTAGAAAACATCGGAAAAATAGAGAATTTATACACAACTGATTTTATCAAAGACATGGCAAGTGCCTATGCAGCTGCCGACTTAGTAATTTCAAGGGCCGGTGCAGGATCTATTTCTGAGTTCTGTTTGCTTGGAAAACCAGTTATTTTGGTACCATCGCCTAATGTGGCAGAAGATCATCAAACGAAGAACGCAATGGCATTGGTTAACAAATTAGCTGCCATCTACGTCAAAGATGCCGATGCCAACAAAGAGCTAATGGCAAAGGCAGTAGCTACTATCAGTGAAGAAAGATTACTAAACGAATTGAGCGAAAATATTCGTAAATTGGCATTGCCTGATTCAGCAAATATCATAGCCCGTGAGGTGTATAAATTAGCAATGGGCAACTAA
- a CDS encoding cell division protein FtsQ/DivIB encodes MIKRILLSFVLLLVVVYLVMAVTTFNKKPSSMVCRDMELIIKDTVNAGFITRHEIAGMLQKRGIYPVGKEMERIRTKTLEKELDKHPLIEKTECYKTPSGKIRIEITQRVPVLRIMSNNGENYYVDNKGTIMPPEAKCIAHLAIVTGNVEKSFAMRNLHKFGVFLQQNKFWNAQIEQINVLPGKEIELVPRVGNHIVYLGKIDNFEEKLSRLKIFYEKALNQVGWNKYSRINLEFSNQIICTKDSTLVQPQ; translated from the coding sequence ATGATTAAGAGAATTCTTCTGTCATTTGTGTTGTTACTCGTTGTGGTTTACCTTGTCATGGCCGTAACGACTTTCAACAAAAAGCCATCAAGCATGGTTTGTCGTGACATGGAATTAATTATAAAAGATACGGTCAACGCCGGCTTCATTACCAGACACGAAATAGCCGGTATGCTTCAAAAGAGGGGAATCTACCCCGTTGGAAAAGAAATGGAACGTATACGTACCAAAACATTGGAAAAAGAGTTGGACAAACATCCACTTATTGAGAAAACAGAGTGCTACAAAACACCTAGTGGAAAAATCCGTATTGAGATAACACAAAGGGTACCCGTACTCCGAATAATGAGTAACAATGGCGAGAACTACTATGTTGATAATAAAGGAACTATCATGCCACCCGAAGCAAAGTGCATAGCACACCTTGCTATTGTGACCGGAAACGTAGAAAAGTCATTCGCTATGAGGAATTTACATAAGTTTGGTGTATTTTTGCAGCAGAATAAATTTTGGAATGCCCAAATAGAACAAATCAATGTATTGCCGGGAAAAGAAATTGAGTTGGTTCCACGTGTAGGTAATCATATTGTATATCTCGGGAAAATAGATAATTTTGAAGAAAAATTATCTCGTCTAAAGATTTTTTACGAGAAAGCACTCAATCAAGTGGGTTGGAACAAATATTCTCGCATCAATCTGGAATTCAGCAATCAGATTATTTGCACAAAAGATAGTACACTTGTACAACCTCAATGA
- a CDS encoding FtsW/RodA/SpoVE family cell cycle protein, with product MDLVKNIFKGDKVIWIIFLCLCLISIIEVFSAASTLTYKSGDHWGPITQHSVILMVGVVVVVFMHNIPYKWFQVFPVFLIPLSLCLLAFVTLMGVLTGDRVNGAARWMTFFGVQFQPSELAKMAVIIAVSFILSKKQDDEGANPRAFKYIMIITGLICLLIAPENLSTAMLLFGVVVLMMFIGRVAMKKLVMLFGTLALAGGLVVAVVLIAPENSEIPFLHRLSTWKSRITNFTDKEEVPAAKFDIDKDGQIAHARIAIATSNFIGKAPGNSVQRDFLSQAFSDFIFAIIIEELGLVGGAFVALLYIWLLIRAGRIAKKCERTFPAFLVMGIALMLVSQAILNMMVAVGLFPVTGQPLPLISKGGTSTLINCAYIGMILSVSRYTARLEEEKEKNDAIQMEVIAPSEEAAEPTSELLNSDAEFEE from the coding sequence ATGGATTTAGTAAAAAACATATTTAAAGGAGACAAGGTTATATGGATCATATTCCTATGCCTGTGCCTTATTTCCATCATTGAGGTATTCAGTGCTGCAAGTACGCTTACCTACAAGAGTGGTGATCACTGGGGCCCTATCACGCAGCACTCTGTGATATTGATGGTTGGTGTGGTTGTTGTCGTTTTTATGCACAACATTCCGTACAAATGGTTTCAGGTATTTCCTGTATTCCTGATACCTTTATCATTATGCTTACTGGCTTTTGTCACACTAATGGGAGTCCTTACCGGTGATCGTGTAAATGGAGCAGCTCGTTGGATGACCTTTTTTGGAGTGCAGTTTCAGCCCTCCGAACTAGCTAAGATGGCCGTTATTATTGCTGTATCGTTTATCTTGTCTAAAAAACAAGACGATGAAGGAGCCAATCCAAGAGCCTTTAAATATATCATGATTATCACAGGATTAATCTGTTTACTCATAGCTCCGGAAAACTTATCTACAGCCATGTTGCTTTTTGGAGTAGTGGTGTTGATGATGTTTATCGGCCGTGTAGCAATGAAAAAACTAGTAATGCTGTTTGGAACTCTGGCGTTAGCTGGAGGATTAGTGGTAGCAGTCGTACTGATTGCTCCCGAGAATAGCGAGATACCTTTCTTGCACCGTTTAAGTACATGGAAAAGCCGAATCACTAATTTCACGGATAAAGAGGAAGTACCTGCAGCCAAATTCGACATAGACAAAGATGGGCAAATAGCCCATGCGCGTATTGCTATAGCAACAAGTAATTTTATAGGCAAAGCGCCCGGAAACTCTGTACAACGCGACTTTTTAAGTCAAGCATTCTCTGACTTTATTTTTGCCATTATCATCGAAGAGCTAGGGTTGGTAGGAGGAGCCTTTGTCGCGTTGCTCTACATCTGGTTGTTAATACGAGCGGGACGCATAGCAAAAAAATGTGAACGCACATTCCCTGCATTCCTTGTAATGGGTATCGCTCTCATGCTTGTGTCACAAGCTATACTAAACATGATGGTAGCTGTAGGGCTTTTTCCGGTTACAGGGCAACCTCTCCCGCTCATCAGTAAAGGAGGAACCAGCACGCTTATCAATTGTGCTTACATAGGTATGATACTCAGTGTAAGTAGATATACAGCACGCTTGGAAGAAGAGAAAGAGAAGAACGATGCCATTCAAATGGAAGTTATAGCTCCAAGTGAAGAAGCTGCTGAACCGACATCCGAGCTACTTAACAGCGACGCTGAATTCGAGGAATAA
- the ftsA gene encoding cell division protein FtsA — MSTTDFIAAIELGSSKITGIAGKKSSDGSIQVLAYAREDSSSFIRKGVIYNLDKTAQSLTSIINTLEGELNSAIGKVYVGIGGQSLRTVRNVVGRDLKEETIISQELIDSICDENLSIPLIDLDILDVAPQEYKIGNNLQADPVGVTANHIEGRFLNIIARSSIKKNLERCFEQAKIEIADIFISPLVTANVVLTEGEKRSGCALVDFGADTTTISIYKNNILRFLTVLPLGGNIITHDITSLQLEEEDAEILKTQYGNALYEAEEGATETVIQTEDESRSIELRTLNDIIEARTEEIIANVWNQIQLSGYDDKLLAGIIITGGAANLKNLDEVLRKRSKIDKIKTAKFIRNAVHATGDLLKKDGTQNTLFALLFAGEENCCLQESKTIQKPVAAPFTNTTVARDFFEADEDLKRQEEEAKAAKKKREEEERQRKIEEKRLKDEAKKNKPSWISRTFDKLSNEIFSDEDMK; from the coding sequence GTGTCAACAACAGATTTTATTGCCGCTATCGAACTTGGTTCATCAAAAATAACCGGGATAGCAGGTAAAAAGAGTAGCGACGGAAGCATTCAGGTTTTGGCTTACGCCAGAGAAGACTCATCTTCTTTCATTAGGAAAGGGGTCATTTACAATTTAGACAAAACAGCTCAAAGCCTGACATCTATTATCAACACACTAGAGGGTGAACTAAATAGTGCCATAGGAAAAGTTTATGTGGGGATTGGAGGACAATCTCTGCGAACAGTTAGAAATGTTGTAGGCCGAGACTTGAAAGAGGAGACAATTATTTCTCAGGAATTGATTGATTCTATCTGCGACGAGAACCTATCAATTCCGCTAATAGATCTAGATATTTTGGACGTTGCTCCTCAGGAATATAAGATAGGGAATAATCTGCAAGCAGATCCCGTAGGAGTTACAGCGAACCACATAGAAGGCCGATTCTTAAATATTATAGCACGTTCTTCGATTAAAAAGAACTTGGAACGCTGTTTCGAACAAGCCAAAATTGAAATAGCAGATATCTTTATTTCTCCTTTAGTCACAGCCAATGTGGTGCTAACGGAAGGAGAAAAACGTTCCGGTTGTGCATTGGTTGATTTCGGAGCCGACACGACGACAATCTCTATTTATAAAAACAACATTCTTCGCTTTCTTACCGTGCTTCCATTGGGAGGAAACATTATCACACATGACATTACTTCTCTACAACTTGAAGAAGAAGATGCTGAGATACTAAAAACACAGTATGGCAATGCTCTTTATGAAGCAGAGGAAGGCGCAACAGAGACGGTGATTCAGACAGAGGACGAAAGCAGAAGCATTGAGCTACGAACATTAAATGATATTATCGAGGCACGCACAGAAGAAATCATCGCCAATGTATGGAATCAAATTCAACTTTCGGGATATGATGACAAGCTTCTTGCTGGTATTATTATTACCGGAGGTGCAGCTAATCTGAAAAACCTGGATGAGGTACTTCGAAAAAGAAGCAAGATTGATAAAATAAAAACGGCCAAATTCATCAGAAATGCGGTACATGCTACCGGAGACTTGCTTAAAAAAGATGGCACACAGAATACACTCTTTGCACTCCTTTTTGCCGGAGAAGAAAACTGTTGCCTGCAGGAAAGCAAAACGATTCAGAAACCTGTAGCAGCACCGTTCACCAATACAACAGTTGCAAGAGACTTCTTTGAAGCAGACGAAGATCTAAAAAGGCAAGAAGAAGAAGCAAAAGCTGCAAAAAAGAAAAGAGAAGAGGAAGAAAGACAGAGAAAGATCGAAGAAAAAAGGCTAAAGGACGAAGCGAAAAAGAACAAACCAAGCTGGATTTCGAGAACATTCGACAAGCTCTCTAATGAAATATTCTCTGATGAAGATATGAAATAA
- a CDS encoding UDP-N-acetylmuramoyl-L-alanyl-D-glutamate--2,6-diaminopimelate ligase: MKLEELLKAVRVIQNTGTTELEIKGISIDSRLVETGHLFMAMKGTQTDGHAYIPAAINKGAIAVLCENLPEQLTEGITYIKIADSEDAVGKIATAFYGDPTSKLKLVGVTGTNGKTTIATLLYDTFRYFGYKTGLISTVCNYIDDEAIPTEHTTPDPITLNKLLGRMADEGCKYAFMEVSSHSIDQKRISGLTFAGGIFTNLTRDHLDYHKTVENYLKAKKKFFDDMPKNAFSLTNLDDKNGLVMTQNTRSKVHTYSLRSLSDFKGRVLESHFEGMLLDFNNKELAVQFIGKFNASNLLAVFGAAVLLGKKEEDVLVALSTLHPVAGRFDSMRSPKGYTAIVDYAHTPDALINVLNAIHGVLEGKGKVITVVGAGGNRDKGKRPIMAKEAARSSDRVIITSDNPRFEEPQDIINDMTAGLDANDSKKTLTIADRKEAIRTACMLAQKGDVILVAGKGHENYQEIKGVKHHFDDKEVIKEIFDND, translated from the coding sequence ATGAAACTGGAAGAGTTACTAAAAGCCGTTCGGGTCATACAGAATACCGGAACAACAGAGTTAGAGATAAAAGGAATCAGCATAGATTCCAGACTCGTGGAAACGGGGCATTTGTTCATGGCAATGAAAGGGACACAAACCGATGGTCATGCATATATCCCCGCTGCTATAAACAAAGGTGCTATTGCCGTGCTTTGTGAAAATCTTCCAGAGCAATTAACTGAAGGCATTACTTATATTAAAATAGCAGATAGCGAGGATGCTGTGGGAAAAATAGCAACTGCATTTTACGGAGATCCCACCTCAAAGTTAAAACTGGTAGGAGTAACGGGTACCAATGGAAAGACAACCATCGCTACCTTATTATATGATACATTCCGCTATTTTGGATATAAGACCGGGTTAATATCAACCGTATGTAACTACATCGACGATGAGGCAATTCCAACCGAGCATACCACCCCGGATCCTATCACACTCAACAAGTTACTGGGGCGTATGGCCGACGAAGGTTGCAAATATGCATTCATGGAGGTAAGTTCTCATTCAATCGATCAAAAACGCATCAGCGGACTTACTTTTGCCGGAGGAATTTTCACAAACCTAACTCGTGATCATTTAGATTATCATAAGACTGTAGAAAACTATTTAAAAGCAAAAAAGAAGTTTTTCGATGATATGCCAAAGAATGCTTTTAGTCTTACTAACCTGGATGATAAAAACGGATTAGTGATGACACAAAACACGCGCTCTAAAGTACATACTTATTCTCTACGAAGTTTGAGTGATTTTAAGGGCCGCGTCCTAGAGTCTCATTTCGAAGGTATGCTACTTGATTTCAACAACAAAGAATTGGCTGTGCAGTTTATCGGTAAATTTAACGCCTCAAATCTGCTGGCTGTTTTCGGAGCAGCTGTATTGTTAGGAAAAAAAGAAGAAGACGTATTGGTTGCACTCAGCACGCTGCATCCTGTAGCCGGAAGATTCGATTCAATGCGTTCTCCAAAAGGTTACACAGCCATTGTTGATTATGCACATACTCCGGATGCATTAATCAATGTACTGAATGCCATACATGGCGTACTTGAAGGAAAAGGAAAAGTAATCACTGTAGTAGGTGCAGGCGGCAACCGCGACAAAGGCAAACGGCCCATTATGGCCAAAGAAGCTGCCCGCAGTAGCGACCGTGTAATTATAACATCTGATAATCCACGTTTCGAAGAACCGCAAGATATCATTAACGATATGACGGCCGGACTGGATGCCAACGATAGTAAAAAAACGCTCACAATAGCAGACAGAAAAGAAGCCATTCGCACTGCCTGTATGCTAGCTCAAAAGGGAGATGTTATTTTGGTAGCGGGCAAAGGACACGAAAATTATCAAGAGATAAAGGGAGTTAAACACCACTTTGATGATAAAGAAGTTATAAAAGAGATCTTTGATAATGACTAG
- the murD gene encoding UDP-N-acetylmuramoyl-L-alanine--D-glutamate ligase — translation MKRIVILGAGESGAGAAILAQLKGFDTFVSDMSIIKDHYKELLSNHNIAWEEGQHTEDLILNADEIIKSPGIPNDAPIILKLKAKGTPIISEIEFAGRYTNAKMICITGSNGKTTTTSLIYHIFKSAGVNVGLAGNIGKSLALQVATENHDYYIIELSSFQLDNMYDFKADIAVLMNITPDHLDRYDHNMQNYIDAKFRIAQNQTPEDAFIFWNDDPIIKNQLDKHGIHAHLYPFSAMKENDAIAYVEDNEVIINEPIAFNMEQEKLALTGTHNLYNSLAAGISANLAGITKEHIRKALSDFKGVEHRLEKVARVRGIDFINDSKATNVNSCWYALQSMTTKAILIIGGKDKGNDYTEIEDLVKEKCSGLVYLGLHNEKLHDFFDPIGLPVADVQSMKDAVDAAYYMAKKGETVLLSPCCASFDLFKSYEDRGDQFKKYVCDL, via the coding sequence ATGAAAAGAATCGTAATACTAGGAGCTGGTGAAAGCGGTGCAGGTGCTGCTATACTTGCCCAATTAAAAGGGTTTGATACATTTGTGTCAGATATGTCTATCATTAAAGATCACTATAAAGAGTTACTCAGCAATCACAATATTGCTTGGGAAGAAGGACAACACACAGAAGATCTTATTCTGAATGCGGATGAGATTATCAAAAGCCCCGGCATCCCTAACGACGCTCCTATTATTCTGAAACTTAAGGCCAAAGGAACACCTATTATCTCTGAAATAGAATTTGCCGGTCGATATACAAACGCCAAAATGATTTGTATCACAGGTAGTAATGGGAAAACGACAACGACCAGCCTAATCTATCACATATTTAAAAGTGCGGGAGTTAATGTCGGATTGGCCGGAAATATAGGAAAGAGTTTAGCTTTGCAGGTGGCTACAGAAAACCACGATTATTATATCATTGAGTTGAGTAGTTTTCAATTGGATAATATGTATGATTTCAAGGCCGACATAGCGGTACTAATGAACATTACGCCCGACCATCTCGATCGCTATGATCATAACATGCAGAACTACATTGACGCGAAATTCAGAATTGCACAAAATCAAACACCTGAAGATGCCTTTATCTTTTGGAATGATGATCCCATCATCAAAAACCAACTGGACAAACATGGCATTCACGCCCACCTCTACCCTTTCTCTGCAATGAAAGAAAATGATGCCATAGCCTATGTAGAAGACAATGAGGTGATTATTAATGAACCGATAGCCTTCAATATGGAGCAAGAAAAACTTGCACTGACAGGCACACATAATCTATATAACTCTTTGGCAGCAGGTATCTCGGCTAACTTAGCCGGTATCACCAAGGAGCACATTCGCAAAGCATTATCCGACTTTAAAGGAGTGGAACATCGTTTAGAGAAAGTAGCGCGTGTAAGAGGAATAGACTTTATTAACGACTCGAAAGCAACAAATGTTAACTCATGTTGGTATGCCCTACAAAGTATGACTACAAAAGCCATTCTGATTATCGGAGGAAAAGATAAGGGCAACGATTACACGGAAATTGAAGACTTAGTAAAAGAAAAGTGCAGTGGATTGGTGTATCTCGGGTTACACAATGAGAAGTTGCATGACTTCTTTGACCCCATAGGACTACCTGTCGCTGATGTGCAAAGCATGAAAGATGCAGTAGATGCCGCCTATTATATGGCTAAGAAAGGCGAAACAGTGTTATTATCTCCATGTTGTGCCAGCTTTGACTTATTCAAAAGCTATGAAGATCGGGGAGATCAGTTTAAGAAATATGTCTGTGATTTGTAA
- the murC gene encoding UDP-N-acetylmuramate--L-alanine ligase: MNIETIKSVYFVGAGGIGMSALVRYFLSKGKLVAGYDRTPSELTEQLISEGAQIHYEEDVTLIPEACMDKTTTLIVLTPAVPQEHAELTYFRTNGFEIQKRAQVLGTITHSSKGLCVAGTHGKTTTSTMAAHLLYQSHVECTAFLGGISKNYGTNLLLSQKSPYTVIEADEFDRSFHWLSPYMSVITATDPDHLDIYGTEEAYLESFEKYTSLIQPGGCLIIRKDISLKPKVQDGVKVYSYSKNEGDFHAENICIGNGEIFIDFVAPDCRINDIQLGVPVSINIENGVAAMALAHLSGVSAEEIKRGMASFQGVDRRFDFKIKNDKIVFLSDYAHHPSEIRQSVISIRELYTNKKITAIFQPHLYTRTRDFYKEFADSLSLLDEVILIDIYPARELPIPGITSKLIYDNLRPGIEKILCSKEDILNVLRDKNIEVLITLGAGDVDNYVPAIEQMLKKR; the protein is encoded by the coding sequence ATGAATATAGAAACAATTAAATCAGTTTACTTTGTCGGTGCAGGTGGTATCGGAATGAGTGCCCTTGTGCGTTATTTTCTTTCTAAAGGAAAATTAGTAGCCGGCTATGACCGTACCCCCAGTGAACTGACCGAACAGCTTATATCTGAAGGAGCACAAATACACTACGAAGAAGATGTAACTTTAATCCCCGAAGCATGCATGGACAAAACGACAACATTAATCGTTTTGACCCCTGCTGTTCCGCAAGAACATGCCGAATTAACTTACTTCCGCACAAATGGGTTTGAAATACAGAAACGGGCGCAAGTATTAGGAACGATCACCCATTCCAGCAAAGGACTATGTGTAGCAGGTACACATGGCAAGACAACAACATCAACCATGGCAGCCCACCTCTTGTATCAATCACACGTAGAGTGCACTGCTTTTCTGGGAGGTATCTCTAAAAACTACGGTACAAATTTACTGCTTTCGCAGAAAAGCCCTTATACGGTGATTGAAGCAGATGAATTCGACCGTTCTTTCCATTGGTTATCACCTTACATGTCTGTCATCACAGCTACAGATCCCGACCATTTGGATATTTATGGAACAGAAGAGGCTTATCTGGAAAGTTTCGAAAAATATACGTCTCTAATTCAACCGGGTGGTTGTCTTATCATACGCAAAGATATCTCCTTGAAACCGAAGGTACAAGATGGAGTCAAAGTCTATTCATATTCTAAAAATGAAGGTGATTTTCACGCAGAGAACATCTGCATCGGGAATGGAGAAATATTTATCGATTTTGTTGCACCCGACTGTCGAATCAATGATATTCAGCTGGGAGTACCAGTAAGTATCAATATTGAAAATGGTGTTGCTGCTATGGCTCTTGCCCACCTGAGTGGAGTAAGCGCAGAAGAAATTAAGCGTGGGATGGCAAGTTTCCAAGGAGTAGACAGAAGATTTGACTTCAAAATAAAAAATGATAAGATTGTTTTCCTCAGCGACTATGCACATCATCCATCAGAAATAAGGCAAAGCGTGATCTCTATTCGTGAATTGTATACCAACAAGAAAATTACAGCTATTTTTCAACCTCACCTGTACACACGTACAAGAGATTTCTATAAAGAATTTGCTGACAGCCTTTCACTGCTGGATGAAGTGATCCTGATAGATATTTATCCTGCCCGCGAATTACCTATCCCCGGAATAACAAGCAAACTTATTTATGATAATTTACGACCGGGCATAGAAAAAATTCTGTGTTCAAAAGAAGATATATTGAATGTTTTGAGAGATAAAAATATTGAAGTTTTGATTACCCTCGGTGCGGGAGATGTCGATAACTACGTTCCAGCCATCGAACAAATGCTCAAAAAGCGATGA